In a genomic window of Mus pahari chromosome 8, PAHARI_EIJ_v1.1, whole genome shotgun sequence:
- the Msmb gene encoding beta-microseminoprotein, with translation MKAWLGSLLFLATMVIASKAVCTTEKLEIFPNLMSDDCMDADGNKHFLNIPWKKNCSWCSCDETSITCCTNATRPLSYDKDNCDEQFHPENCTYSVVDRKNPGKTCRVDSWTV, from the exons ATG AAAGCTTGGCTGGGCAGCCTCTTATTCCTTGCCACCATGGTGATAGCATCCAAAGCAGTATGTACTACTGAAAAGCTTGAGATATTTCCAAACCTAATGTCTGATG ACTGCATGGATGCTGACGGTAACAAGCATTTCCTCAACATTCCCTGGAAGAAGAACTGCTCGTGGTGTTCATGTGATGAAACATCAATCACCTGCTGCACTAA TGCTACTAGGCCTTTGAGCTATGACAAAGACAACTGTGACGAACAATTCCACCCAGAGAACTGCACCTACAGTGTGGTGGATCGGAAGAACCCAGGAAAGACCTGTCGAGTTGACAGCTGGACAGTGTAA